The following nucleotide sequence is from Solidesulfovibrio carbinolicus.
GCGTTCCCGGCGGCGTTCCTGAAGCCTGGCCTCGCGGCGGGCGGCGGCTTCGCGGTTGCGGCGGCGGTCGGCGTCGGATTCTAAAATAAGCGGCGGCACGGCCTGGGGGCGGCGTTCGGCGTCCAGGGCCACATAGGTCAGATAGGCCGAGCCGGCGTGGCGGGTCTCGCCGGTGATGGGGTTTTCGCACTCCACCCGCACGCCCACTTCCATGGAGGTCGCGCCCACGAGGTTGACGCTGGCCAGGAAGGTGACGACCTCGCCGATATAGGCGGGTTTTAAGAAATCCATGCGGTCGATGGAGGCGGTGACCACGGCCGAGCGGGCGTGGCGTATGGCGCAGATGCCGCCGGCGGTGTCGATGTATTTGAGGATGACGCCGCCGTGGACGTTGCCGGCCGGGTTGGCGTCGGAAGGAAGCATCCGCTGGGGCATGACCACATGGCTGGCCGAGACGGGCTTGGGGTCCAGGGAACGTTTTTCAGGCGCGCTCATTTGGCGGTGTACCCCTTTTCCTTCATGCATTCGTCGATGATGGCCTGCTGTTTGGCCTCGGCGTCGTCGCCGGCCTTGACGAAGGCGGTGGAGACGTAGGCTTTGTTTTCACACTCGGAATAGTCCCGGTCCACGGCCTCCTGGGGCACATTGTCGGCGTGGGGCACGATGGAACCGCAGCCCAGGGCTGTGGTTGCCAGGGCCAGGGCGGCGGCAAGGGTGAATCGGCGAAACATGGGGGGCCTCCTTGGGGCCGTGTGGGCGTCGGATGGGAAAGCCTTAGCGTTCCCGGGGGGGCGGGGTCAATGGAGAGGGGGCGACCAGATCTATGAGATAAGTGAAGACAAGTAGATGCAAGTATCGTTTTGAGTCTGAGTATTTAGATATTTACAAAGGGTGGTGCCATAGTTATTTTTGTCTGCTATTTCCAAATTCTCTGGCTATTAGCCTTTATTTTTTTTTGAATTATGCTGGAAATGTCCATTTTTAAAACATTTGAAAGTTGAACGCAGTAAATTATTACGTCAGCGA
It contains:
- a CDS encoding acyl-CoA thioesterase, which encodes MSAPEKRSLDPKPVSASHVVMPQRMLPSDANPAGNVHGGVILKYIDTAGGICAIRHARSAVVTASIDRMDFLKPAYIGEVVTFLASVNLVGATSMEVGVRVECENPITGETRHAGSAYLTYVALDAERRPQAVPPLILESDADRRRNREAAARREARLQERRRERDSQLQHQSENS